The nucleotide sequence TTCTAGAATAGGAAGGAAATATgaaaaatatgatttaatataatattcCATATGAGGCCATCAATCTAGCATTGCTCACGAAATCATTCAAATTATTGCCATCATGCATGAACGTAGACAATAAATTCACGTAATCTTCGCTCAAACAACAAGAAGTCCACCGCTTAATTCCAACATAGTAAAATGCATACTCTTATCCACTTCATGGATACATTTCACAACTATAATGggtattatataaataaaagcaAGAATCTTCTTATTAAAATTAGAAATCTCGGCAGCATGGATACTGACACATAGCAAATATGCTTCAATATTAGCACCACTTAAACAATTGGGAAATATACATTAACAAGACATAAACCACAAGGAATAACCAATCTTAAATCTTGTGCGTaatattcatcaaaatcaatttatttATCCTTGCAACTAAAAATTAAGCTACAAATGAGCTGAAGCAGACTGATAGCAGAAAaagctatacaacaaaaacacaaACAATTACCTCAAAGAGCAGCTGTAATTCAGAGTCTTCAACATTACTGTTGATGTTCCGCACGAATAGGGTTCTCGAAGGATGCTCACCATACGGGTGCTCCCCCGAAATAGTCCCGACACCATTAGGAAGACTGTACTGATTAAACCCATTGCCTAAAGACCCATCAGAGACACTTGACTTTGCCACACCAATTGCAATGCTTTCTGTAGGATCAGAATCCAATTCCATACCTCCTACACTGCCAAATAGATCATAATCTTCCAACTCATCAACTTGACCAGGTAACCCATTAAGGTCAAAATCATCCATTATGCCAGACAAAAGAGCTTCTTCATCATCAGGTAACATGACCCCAATCTCTTGAAGGTCAAGATCATCCAAGGGATCCTTGCCCTCCATATCATTGTTCAGCTTTTTCAATTTAGAAGCTGCATTGACGGTTGATTGAATACCAACATGTGAATCTCTAAAGTTCACTGAATGACAAAACAAGATCTGTAGTGTTAGTTTAGTAGACACTAGTCACAAGTTAtggaatgtttaaaaaaaaaagagagaagcatACATTTATCATGACGAAGCACAGGCAATGAGCTTGAGAACAGGCTAACATCACTTGATACATAAAGTGCATTGGAGCTGGATGGAATAACCCATGCATTTTCAGCCTTCCTCGCAGTCCCTACAGATTAGAGATATGGGTGAAAGAAGATTCAAAAGGATACAGTCAGTTTTGGGTAAAAGAAGCATTACTGACCAACTTAATCAAAGAAAGTCTCAAATTTACTTACATATCGGGACAGAATTCTCCGAGGCCGGCTCCATTGTACTTACCCTACAGCATCACAATGAAACACAGATGGTAATAAAGATAGATTTGGAAGGCAAAGTTTTGTGCAACACATGCACCGAGAGAATAATACAACACTGTTATACTACATATTTCCCAACAGGAGTCTTATGAAAGGaccatgaaagaaaaaaaaaaactaccatCTTCAGATTGTTCACTTCAACATTGAACATACATACATTTCATGGTTCAGTTCAACATATGGGCACTCCATGGCCCTTCAGAAATTGTTTGGAAGATTCTTCTAACATAAGAATTCTTAAGAACCTAGAAAAATACCGTTATATCCCGATCCAAGGTATCTCTATGTTAAAAAAATTCACACCATGCTTCAACGCCTCTTCAGAAATTCATAACtacatattttttttctcaatcacTTACAAATTTATtacaacatagatcaaatcacctATTTATGAGTAAAGCAAAAACTCTATCAGACATATGAATCATTagtgccaaatcatcattccAGACGTGAATTCCTAACATCAATTTTTTATGTCAGGATACAATATCAAAACAATTACTTGAATTTTAAACATGCATTATCTTTCTTCACATTCGAAATATAAATTGATTAATATCATAAAGGCAtgagatattaaatatttaaaataataattaaataattccaAACTTATCCCAAAATCAAgaaaaggagaggagttcaccaGTATAAACAGGGGTTAAGGTGGGCATTGAATACTGTAAGAAATCTTAATTTTGTTTtcgtttttattttaaattaaaaatatttaaacaatAACTTATCTGAGGTTCAAGATAGGAAACTTTAATTAATTGTTGACACATAATGTAACTAGAATTGACAACTAATTGGAACTCGGCATGTGGCATCTAGTCAGATTATAGACAACCAATCATGACTTTACACCTGTCACCCAATTGGCCTCGAAGACTCAAAGACTCAGTCAATATAATGATTGGGTAGAGTCGCATAAGCATGCACAGTCAGCACCTAAGAGTGCCCAATCAGTATAATATCTAAAAGGAAATATTCCCTGTGGATACCCAACTTGGGCTCTCCTCCAGGGATGCTCTCACCTTTGAACTTTCCAAACTAAACTCACTTCCTTCATCCATTCGTTGATTTAAACATCAAAGGGATTTTGTCGGACATGccactaaatatttttataggaTTCCTCGACTTTGATGGAATCCACTCTTAAGGAAGCGAGACGAGGAAGGATAGCCAGCGCAGACATATCCACAGGAATTTGATTTGTAAATACAACAACATTCGAAAAACGGATCAGGTCGGATCAACTTCATAGTGTCAGGTTGACGATCATTTTTGACACTGACAATACCAATTAACTTGTGCCACGCCAAGACAGGGATCACACAATTGAAATGGTTAATCTACCATGTGATCATCTCCCAACTTCATAAAGTATGTACCACAAAATTGACAATCAAATATGGCCGTCAACAAATACTGGTTCACCAAAGTCATAGGACATCAAATGCATGGAACCATAAATTACAGTGCAACCTTGTTCGATCAGCAACGGGTAAGCAGTGATCCAACTACTAATACAAAAGAGCTGAACGTGGCATTCAAATTAAGATAGATGTCAGCCGTCCTTCGGCACATCTGCACCAAATTACAATCCAGAAGAACCCTGACAATGCACGCATTTACCTTTATTTCACGTCTTAAGCAACAAAGGATCCAACTTATCAACACATTACATCTCAAACCCAACACAAGAATCGAAGCAAATAACAGAACAAAGGCGGAGCAGACCCTTACCAAGCAACGCAACCACTCAGATCCGCGTCAGAGGTGACCCTAGATTCCTCCAAAACAGAAGCGAATACCGGGGGCGCAATTCCACCGAGTTCGACCCAGGAGTCCCAGCATAACCGACAGGGAGATCCACCCCAATCGGCCGAAATCAAGAGCGAAACCCAGGAAAGAGGAACCGGTCGCCCCCTCTCGTTCCGCCTCTATTATTGCTGCGGAGGTGCGTCCCCTCTTCCCCTTCGACAAGGAGAGCAAAAGGATATGGAAAgcgatgattgattggaatgatcgTCCATTTAGTGCGCCGCAATTCTCAACTGTTTTTGAATGGAACTTGAAGTCCGTTGACGCCACCAAGACCGTCGCCCACTGTACTGCCtgcgcctctcgcttcgctcgctccgTACCTGTGGGATCGATCCGTTTAGATCTTCATCCCGCGGATGGAATGAATAGAATCGTGACATGGGTGGCGCGTCTAATTTCGAGATTACCGCCGACGAGCGTGGTGGAGGGTTAATGCTACACATCACATGGATTTGGATAATGCCATATAATCCAATCAcattaatgatgatgatgatgtaattgaatggcccaatGTGAATGCGATCGAGCGTGGTCTAATCATTTGGGTGACTTCATTTATTGTTATTGTCGTGGGGCGGCTCAAATGGGCCGAATCGGCCCGTTTTGGCGGAAGCTTAAAGACACGTGGCGGATATCGGGCTGGCCCTACTAAGTTCCGTGTCGGATCGGATCGACGACTTGTACGCTTGACCAAGTCAACCGTGGTCTGGTGAAGCGACTTCAGTACTACCAATAATGACGCTCTGTTGTCTGGATTCTACTCTTTTCAAGGCTCGTCATTTTCTTGGCAGAACAACTTTTATATCAGCATAAGATGTCGAGAAAATATACTAGTTTATCTAATTCGACCGCCCATGACTCCATAATAATGATATAAGAGAGCGATCCTGTGGTCTCAGAGTTGATGTAGGATAAGTTGAGCTCCAGACTGTGGTTGCAGAGTGACGACATCGTGAGGGGCATGGGCGTAGGAAGGTGACAGTTCAAAGGAGAAATGCTGGAGAACGCAAGCCAAAGCCATCTTTGCTTCTATCATGGCAAAGCTCTGGCCCAAACAAATCCTTGGACCCCATCCGAAAGGAACGAACGCATTTGGAGTCCTTGATGCCTTCGAAACACCTTCTGAGAATCTCTCCGGTTTGAACTCTTCTGCATCTTCCCCCCATGTTTCTCGGTCATGGTGGATGAGGAGTATGGGCAGGAAAAGCTCAATTCCAGCAGGGAATGAGAAGCCTCCCAATTTTGTGGTCTTGATGGTTCGCCGGAGAATGCCAGTCGCAGGCGGATACAACCTCAAAACCTCATGCAATATCATGGTTACCTGAGCAAAAAGATGACCTCAATCAATGAAACCCAGAGTGCCAGTATAAAGATGTAAAGGGCTTCTCTTCTTACAGTCTTTAGGCGGCTTGTAGACTCGAAGTCAGGCGAATTCTTGCCGCAGACGCTCACAACTTCTTCTCGTGCTCTCTGCTGCCATGTTGGGTAAATGGATAGAAGAATCAATGTCCATGTCAACAGCACCGATGTCGTCTCTTGGCCGGCAAAGTAAAAGAGCTTGCATTCCTCGATCACATCGTCAGTTGTAATGCTGCAATTGCCGTGATCCTTGTCGTTGCTATATTGCACCAGCAAGCCTAGCAAATCATCAGCGGTGGATTCGCCCTTCGCAATAGAGTCTAATTTTTTGTTGATCATATCCATTAACATGCTCTTGATCTCCCTGTGTATGTGCATTCTCCTTTTGTTCTTCGCGGTTGGTACGAATCTGTGCAAATGATGGTATCTCGTGAGGACAAGTGATTTGAACTCTGTATATATCATCTTGTATCAAGCACGAAGCTGTAGGGGATTCACCTGAAGCCTGGAACATATGGAGCCCGAGCTCCTTCCATCACCAGAACAGCTTGCTCCTTCTGTAGTTCAAATATCTTCTTGCCTTCCTTGTAGCTACTCCCGAAAGCCGTTCGAGATATGATATCCGCTGTCAGATTCTGGAATTCGCTCCATACATCGACTTCGCAAGATCCTTCAGGGCTGGTTAAGTTCCGCCATCTCTCTACCATATCGACGCAGCTTTTCAGGAATGCAGGCGCCATTTCCTGCAGTCGTGGATGTGATGTCGACTCTGTCAAGATTAAGCTAGTGATTGGTGTTCGTCGAAGACCGAGGGGATGGAATACAAACCTTCAGTTTCTCGAGATGGAATGCAGGGTTGATGACCCTTCTCCGTCTGGCCCATTCCTCTCCGTCGAGCGTAGGCACCCCCATGCCTATAAGCTTTACAAGAGGGTTGAGACGAGACTTTCGAAACTGTTGCATTCGATCAAGTAGCACTTTCGTCATCAACTCCGGGTCATAAATGATCACTCTGGGTGTCGTTCCAATCCAAACAACAGATATCTTTCCTGTGCAACACACCAAGTATCAGACCACAAACATGCGGCAGAACCCATGTGTTTGCTTGAGCAGACTTACCATATTTCTGAACTATCTGATGCAAAAGGGGAGCAACACGAGGAACGAACTGGTGGGACAAATCCATTGGCTTGGACGAGGCTATAATTCTGGCGTGCATGTCATCCTTCAGGTCCCCATAAAAGAACCTGTTATcagaccagcagcagcagcattcaGCATTCAGCAAGGAAGCGATTACGAAGGTTCAACCTTCTGATTCAGTGTTCCGTACCTGTAAGGGTTGCCTCTGATGCCTTGCTGCCTCAAATGCCTTTCCAATGCCTTGGGCTTCCACCACAGGGAGTATGCCACCTTGAAGCAAGAGAAGAGAAGCACAGCGAGTGAGCATGCAAGTAGAGCAAGACGGAGCATCTCTGCCATCAttcctcctccctctgttctcctCGGTTGGGACACCGGGATAAGGGGATGGACAATGACTTATAAGCCACCAAATCCCCAAGACGCTAATGCTCTGGAACACAGCATCTTGTTTGACCTGTTGCCTGTATTCCAAAATTTGCACGCGGATTTCCACACTGCCTTGGAGACCAAGGAACGCCGACGAGGAACAACGGCCTATGGCTTCCAATTCCAAACCTACGACCTCCTGTAGCTTATTTATCTTTCATGGAGTGATGGCTACCAGCTCATGAGTATCTGGAGTTGGTGATGCCATGCGACTGATGCAGCTCCGAGATGCGTGCTCGCCACGGAAGATCTGTAACATATACAGTGATCGACATGAACACGTTCATCACATTTATGAGTTGGACCATCAGCGACAGTCGGTCACCTTAACAACTCACCGTCACTTTGACTTGTTGTGACGACAAATTATCATTAGAATTGATTTTAATGAATTAACCAACCGATAAAATCAAAAATATCATACCTTCACAAtgcttaaagatttttttttttttttatgatttcataGGTTTAAAGGAGATGTTTATTTATACTAATTTTAGGCTTTAAAAATTAACTAACTAACGATGTgggattattaaaaaaatataaaattaataatatgggacaaataaaattgataagtgGTAACCTCGAGAATCGTCTTATTCAGTattgtttaaataaaaaaatatataatattttattattaagatATATTAAAAGCTGGAAACACTTATTGATGTAATGGGGACgtagctcatatggtagagcgctcgcttcgcATGCGAGAGGCACGGGGTTCGATTCCCCGCGTCTccaaattttttgtttttttatttttttgttttgtaaTTTAATGTTCTCCGGTTAATTGGAGAAAACGCTCATCATGAACCATAAAATACATATCAACTTCAAATATTAAAGACATTCAGTTCTCTTGtgattaaaattaatattttttaattgagaaatttataaaaataatatataagatgTTTTTATTATTTGCAACATAGGGAGATTAATTATAATGTGATATAGGTAACTTTTTACATTTCGGACTCAATTAAATTTAGAGGAATAAATGTGAGAATTTACTGCCTGCACGGAGATGTTCGAGGAGAGTTTTTGTATACGACTATACCAAACTGTAATCATGCCTTTGTATCTGTCCATCATCAATGGATTCTTCTACTCTAATAAAGTCTCATGTTTGATTGTATGATGATTTATATTTCTaactaaaaatatcataaagACTATCATATTTCCTCTCGATTCGAGTGCCACATTAGATAAATAAATGTACTttgataaacatattaaatttatTCATTCTTTTAGACCtcctatatattttttaatttaaaaaaactcGAATTTAATGTTTTTCATAAAAGatctcaattaaaaaaaattcatagaaCGTCTTTTTCCGTAAAATGATATTTGCCCTTTGTTATTATCGAAGTCATCAACCTCTTATTTGCATTTCCCTCACGCAAGGAAGAAGGAGACATAAGGCTGTGTAggcaaagataatgatgaaatatgaggatttttcaaaattaagatgatatatacaaaaattttaaagtaaattttttttagggaatttatcaaatttttttaaaaaaaatttaaatagagGACGAATGGGTTACAAGCGATACAATACAAGATGAAGACAACGATGGATTCGACAAAGATAAAAGGTAAAAAAATCTATTTCATACCATCAAGGGTGAAATATATGCAATTTTCAGAGTTGAGATGATTTGTGAAAAATACTCAAAATTAGAAATTTTTTCCATATTAGGAATTCTTTTAAAAACATTAAGATAATTTTATTCTCGTgataatgataaaata is from Musa acuminata AAA Group cultivar baxijiao chromosome BXJ1-6, Cavendish_Baxijiao_AAA, whole genome shotgun sequence and encodes:
- the LOC135676251 gene encoding cytochrome P450 CYP72A616-like, yielding MMAEMLRLALLACSLAVLLFSCFKVAYSLWWKPKALERHLRQQGIRGNPYRFFYGDLKDDMHARIIASSKPMDLSHQFVPRVAPLLHQIVQKYGKISVVWIGTTPRVIIYDPELMTKVLLDRMQQFRKSRLNPLVKLIGMGVPTLDGEEWARRRRVINPAFHLEKLKEMAPAFLKSCVDMVERWRNLTSPEGSCEVDVWSEFQNLTADIISRTAFGSSYKEGKKIFELQKEQAVLVMEGARAPYVPGFRFVPTAKNKRRMHIHREIKSMLMDMINKKLDSIAKGESTADDLLGLLVQYSNDKDHGNCSITTDDVIEECKLFYFAGQETTSVLLTWTLILLSIYPTWQQRAREEVVSVCGKNSPDFESTSRLKTVTMILHEVLRLYPPATGILRRTIKTTKLGGFSFPAGIELFLPILLIHHDRETWGEDAEEFKPERFSEGVSKASRTPNAFVPFGWGPRICLGQSFAMIEAKMALACVLQHFSFELSPSYAHAPHDVVTLQPQSGAQLILHQL